In a genomic window of Accipiter gentilis chromosome 23, bAccGen1.1, whole genome shotgun sequence:
- the SSUH2 gene encoding protein SSUH2 homolog — translation MTEAAARRALLRFMASRCCYGSRAAGALAIQRLRQLGTYRYRLETFSESRLSEWAFEPFTKPRAAGPPGDAPLDPWDVEVRPPPLFQGQMRRCRVPGSALVRDCHRCHGHGRSKCGVCHGTGRTRCVTCKGSRRRLKQQKRCQLCSGAGRKRCNTCSGRGSKTCATCRGEKKLQHFKQLVIRWKNNVFEFVSEHHLNFPRELLSKVSGENIFKDENAVVYPIIDFPDPEISLASQRAVAEHSAAFATSSRILRQRQTIELIPVTEVHCQYSGKPYLYYIYGLENEVHALDYPERCCCGCTVV, via the exons ATGACAGAGGCGGCGGCCAGGCGAGCCCTCCTGCGCTTCATGGCGTCCCGATGCTGCTACGGGAGCAGAGCCGCCGGAGCGCTGGCCATCCAGCGGCTGCGGCAGCTGGGGACGTACCGA tATCGACTGGAGACTTTCAGTGAGTCGAGGTTAAGCGAGTGGGCGTTCGAGCCCTTCACCA AGCCCAGAGCAGCTGGACCCCCCGGGGATGCCCCCCTGGACCCCTGGGACGTGGAGGTCAGGCCCCCCCCGCTCTTCCAGGGCCAGATGCGGCGCTGCCGGGTGCCCGGCTCGGCGCTGGTCAGG GACTGTCACAGATGCCACGGTCACGGCCGGTCCAAGTGCGGGGTGTGCCACGGGACAGGTCGG ACGAGGTGTGTAACGTGCAAGGGATCCCGGCGGAGACTAAAGCAGCAAAAGAGATGCCAGCTTTGTTCAGGTGCAGGTCGCAAAAG GTGCAATACATGTTCTGGCCGGGGCAGCAAGACCTGTGCGACCTGTCGGGGAGAGAAAAAGCTCCAACATTTCAAGCAGCTGGTGATAAGGTG GAAGAACAATGTCTTTGAATTTGTTTCTGAGCATCATCTGAACTTCCCGAGAGAGCTGCTCAGCAAAGTCAGTGGAGAGAATATATTTAAAGATGAAAATGCGGTG GTGTACCCTATCATCGACTTTCCCGATCCTGAGATCTCCCTGGCCTCACAGCGAGCCGTCGCAGAGCACAGCGCGGCGTTTGCCACGTCCTCCCGCATCCTCCGGCAG cgcCAAACAATTGAGCTAATCCCCGTCACGGAAGTTCACTGCCAGTATTCAGGGAAGCCTTACCTCTACTACATCTATGGGCTCGAAAACGAGGTGCACGCGCTGGACTACCCCGAGAGGTGCTGCTGCGGCTGCACCGTCGTCTGA